Proteins encoded together in one Psychrobacter sp. 28M-43 window:
- the minC gene encoding septum site-determining protein MinC, with protein MTVSANDNQTAPALAFYGKMLTFSRVQFSTSDLAAIEAQLTETLSNKSSNIPILIDSDVEQDLSALVELLWAWGLQPIGVVTGMLDAQAREQRLAIFPADGKRIERILPSKKAPVPTQPSPENDNAEAVNAHSVDDTSTTSEPATETTLSNMPNETLVSTQHITSLIYDQMLRSGQSLNHVGGDLILTSSINSGAEAITDNSLHVYGRAQGRLVAGATGDKDARIFCQVFNPSLVSVAGTYCLRDNLPEHVIDKSVQVKFVEGEGLVFTVMDEA; from the coding sequence ATGACAGTTTCAGCTAACGATAACCAGACTGCACCAGCGCTAGCTTTCTATGGCAAGATGCTGACGTTTTCACGCGTACAGTTTAGTACAAGCGATCTAGCAGCTATAGAAGCTCAGCTAACTGAAACGCTCAGCAATAAATCGAGCAATATTCCTATCCTTATTGATAGTGACGTTGAGCAGGATTTATCAGCACTAGTAGAGCTGTTATGGGCATGGGGATTGCAGCCTATTGGCGTGGTGACAGGTATGCTTGATGCGCAAGCACGTGAGCAGCGCTTAGCGATATTCCCAGCAGATGGTAAGCGTATTGAGCGTATTTTACCAAGTAAAAAAGCCCCCGTTCCTACCCAACCATCACCAGAAAACGATAACGCCGAAGCAGTTAATGCTCATAGCGTCGATGATACTTCTACCACGAGCGAACCTGCTACTGAAACCACACTATCTAATATGCCCAACGAGACATTGGTAAGTACTCAGCATATTACTAGCTTAATCTATGATCAAATGCTGCGTTCAGGACAAAGCCTCAATCACGTTGGTGGCGACTTAATTTTGACCAGTAGTATCAATAGCGGGGCTGAAGCGATTACTGATAATAGCTTACATGTATATGGCCGTGCACAAGGGCGTTTGGTGGCAGGCGCAACAGGGGATAAAGATGCCCGTATATTCTGCCAAGTTTTTAATCCGTCACTGGTGTCAGTAGCAGGAACCTATTGCTTACGAGACAACTTACCTGAGCATGTCATCGACAAGTCAGTGCAAGTAAAATTTGTAGAAGGCGAAGGCCTAGTATTTACCGTGATGGATGAAGCTTAA